CCCCGCCGATCCACGAGTAGATCCGCACCCGGTCGCGTACGGGCCCGCCGAGCAGCGCGTGCACCGGCGCGCCGTACGCCTGCCCGGCGATGTCCCAGAGTGCCTGGTCGAGGCCGGCGACCGCGCTGGAGAGGATCGGGCCGCCCCGGTAGAAGCCGCCCTTGGTGAGCACCTGCCAGTGCTGTTCGATGCGCAGTGGATCGGCGCCGATCAGGTGTTCGGCGAGCACCTCGACGGCGCTGCGCACCACTTCGGCGCGCCCCTCCACCACCGGTTCGCCCCACCCGACCAACCCGTCGTCGGTCTCCACCCGGCAGAACAGCCACCGTGGCGCGACCAGGAAGGTCTCGATCCGCTCGATCTTCACTGACTGCCCCTTCGTCCCCGTGCCTTCTCGACGTCGCGGACGGCCTTGTCCAGCAACTCACGCATGGCGGTCTCGGCCGCCGTCTCGTCCCGCTCGCGCAGCCCGTCGACGACCGCACGGTGGCTGGGCACCGGGTCGTCGTGCGCGTCACCGCCGTGCACCAGCCGGTCCCGTTCGGCGAGCCCGGTCTCCATCACCACCTCCATCCGCTCCAACAGCTCGTTGTGGGTGGCGGCGAGCAGCGCGCGGTGGAAGGCGAGGTCGGCGGCGATGGCGGCGGCGGGATCACCGATGGCGTCGGTCATCTCGGCGAGTGCCTGGTCGAGGGCGGCCAGGTCGTCCTCGGTCGCACGGGTGGCGGCCAGTCGCGCGGCGGCGGGCTCGATGATGGCGCGTACCTCGTGCAGCTTTTCGAGCAGGCGCTCGTCGGGGCCCTCGGCGAACTGCCAGCGGATCACGTCACCGTCGAGCAGGTTCCAGTCCGCGCGGGGCCGCACGAAGGTGCCGCGCTTCTGCCGGGCGTCGACGATGCCCTTCGCGGAGAGGACCTTCAGCGCCTCGCGTAGCGCGGTCAGGCTGACGCCGAACTCCTCCTGCAACGCGACGATGTTCAGGGTCGCGCCGACGGCGATCTCGCCGGTGAGGATGCGACGGGCGATCGCTTCGACGGTCTGCCCGTGGACGCCGCGGCGTGCGTACTGTGCCAATGCTCCTGGCCTTTTCGCTGGTCGGTATCGATCTCTCAGGCCGAGGCTTTCACCGCTGTCCAGCCACCGTCCACCACGAGGCTCGCGCCGGTGATGTAGGCGGCGTCCGGTGAGGCGAGGAAGGCAACTGTCGAGGCCACCTCGTCGGGCGTGCCGAAGCGCTTCACCACGGTTTCGGCGACGCTACGCTGCCGGTCCTCTTCGGACACGTCGGCCCAGGCGCCGGTGAGGATGGGCCCGGGCAGCACGGTGTTGACCCGCACCTGTGGGCCGTACTCCACGGCGAGTTGGCGGCCGAGCGCGACCAGGCCGCCCTTGGCCGCGGCGTACGCGGGTCGGCCGGGCAGCCCGACCAGCGCGTGCACCGAGGAGATCAGGACCACCGCGCCCGAGCGGGCCCGCAGGTCGTCCAGGCAGGCGCGGACGCCGAGGAACGAGCCGGTGAGGCTGACGCCGAGCTGGTCGTCCCAGGACTGCCGGCTGGTCTCGTGCGCCGGAGCGACCTGCACGGCGTACGCGGTGCTGACCAGGATGTCGATCGGGCCGAGGCTCGCTCGTGCCGCCGACACCGCGGCCGTCCAGTCGCTCTCCTCGCTGACACTGCCCATTACGGACAGTGCTCGGTGACCGGCGGCGGTCAGCTCGTCGGCCAGCGGGGTCGGATCCTGCACGTCGAGCAGCGCGAGGGCCGCACCTTCGGCGGCGAGCCGCCGGGCGATGGCCGCGCCGATCCCGCCCATAGCGCCAGTGACCAGCGCGTTCTTGCCTTCGAGCCGACGCATAGGCTGATCCACCTGACCCTCACCTTGATCTCATCTAATCATTAATTACGAAGATATCTTGACAGCCGGCGGCGGCCGATGCAACCTTCTCGTCACAGCATTCACATGGACGACACACTGCGCAGTGACGCTGCGTGTCGTAGAGGAAGGGATACCTCCGTGAGCGACTTCGACCCCGGTCGCCGGCGATTCCTTGGTCACCTTGGGCTCGCCGGCATGGGCGCGCTCGGCGCCAGCTCGTTCCTCAGCGCGTGCGCCAGCTCCGCCAGCGGGCCGACGACGAGCAACGGCTCGGGCGCGGTCACCATCCAGTCCAACCTCTCCTCGCCGCAGGCCAAGGCCGCGATGGAGAAGCTGATCGAGAACTTCAACGCGCAGGGCAAGGGAACGGCGAGCCTCAACACGATCGCCTCGGAGACCTTCCGGACCCAGCTGCCGACGTACCTGACCTCGGCGAACCCGCCGGACCTCTACACCTGGTACGCGGGCTCGGTCGCCAACGACTACGCCAGCAAGAACCTGCTGCTGGACGTCTCCGACGTCTGGAAGTCGCTGGGCGACTACCCCCAGTCGCTGCGCACCCTCTCCACCGATGCCAGCGGCAAGCAGATCTTCGTGCCGATGAACAACTACTGGTGGGGCTTCTTCTACCGCAAGTCCAACTTCGCCAAGTGGGGCGTGCAGGAGCCGAAGACCTGGACCGACTTCCTGGCGCTGTGCGAGACGCTGAAGAGCAAGGGCATCCCGCCGATCGGCATCGGCCTCGGCGACACCCCATGGGTGGCCTCGGCCTGGTTCGACTACCTCAACATCCGGATCAACGGCGCGCCGTTCCACCGCGAGTTGCTCGCCGGCAAGCAGCGCTTCGACGACCCAAAGGTCAAGGCGGTCTTCACCCGCTGGCGCGAGGCCCTGCCCTACTTCGACCCCAAGGGCAAGGCGTACCCGTTCCAGGAGGCGACCACCGCGCTGCTGGCCGGCAAGACTGGCATGTTCCTGATCGGCACGTTCTTCGCCGACGCGGCACCGAAGGACGCCCTCGGTGACCTGGACTTCTTCCGGTTCCCGATCATCGACCCGGCGGTGCCGCTGGCCGAGGAGGCCCCGACGGACGGCTTCTTCGCCAGCGCGAAGACCGCCAACCCGACCGGCACCAGGGCCCTGCTCAGCTACCTCTCCGGCGTCGAGGCCCAGGAGGCGTACGTCAAGGCCAGCTCGGGCATCGTCCTGCCGGCCAACCCCAGGGCCAAGGCGTCCGACTCGCCGCTGGTGGTCAAGGGCAAGGCGATGCTCGACGAGGCCAAGGAGCTGACCCAGTTCTTCAACCGCGACTCCAGTGACGCACTCCAGCCGTCTGCGGACACCGCGCTGACCAAGTTCATCGACAAGCCGGACCAGATCGACGCGATCCTGCGGGAGTGGCAGGCCGGCGCCGAGAAGGTCTTCAAGGGCTGACGTGACAGCAACGATCTCCACGACCTCGGTCACCCCCACCCGGCGGCGGCGACGGTCGGCTCGACTGTCGCCGCTGCTGGTGGCGTTCGTCCTCGTGCCGTTCGCGGTCGAGAGCATCTGGGTCTTCTGGCCTGCGCTGCAGGGCTTCTGGTTCTCCCTCACCCGCTGGGACGGCATGTCGTCGCCGACCTTCGTGGGCACGGACAACTACGTCGAGCTGGCCGGTGACGCCACCTTCCGAGGCGCGCTGGTCAACACGGTGATCTGGCTGGTGCTCTTCGGTGGTCTCTCCGTGCTGGGTGGCTTCGGCATGGCGCTGGTCCTGCAGAAGGAGAGGCGCTGGGTCGGCTTCTACCGGGCCGCGCTGTTCACCCCTGTGGTGTTCTCACTGGTGGTGACCGCGCTGGTCTGGCGGGTCTTCTACCAGCCCGACGGCATCGCCGACACGTTGCTGCGGGCCGTCGGCCTGGAGCACCTGATCCGGCCCTGGCTCGCCGACCCGCAGACCGCCCTCTATGCGGTGATCCTGCCCGCCCTGTGGCGGCAGATCGGCTACGTGATGGTGCTGTTCCTGGCCGGGCTGAAGGCGATCGACCCGGCGCTGCACGAGGCCGCCCGGATGGACGGCGCCAACGCCTGGCAGCGGCTGCGGCACGTCACGATCCCCCAGCTCAAGGGGGTCAACGCCGTCGTGCTGTCGGTCATCGTGATCGACTCGCTGCGCTCGTTCGACATCGTCTGGTCGCTGACCAAGGGTGGGCCGTACCACTCGTCGGAGCTGCTCAGCACCTACATGTACT
This portion of the Micromonospora zamorensis genome encodes:
- a CDS encoding FadR/GntR family transcriptional regulator, encoding MAQYARRGVHGQTVEAIARRILTGEIAVGATLNIVALQEEFGVSLTALREALKVLSAKGIVDARQKRGTFVRPRADWNLLDGDVIRWQFAEGPDERLLEKLHEVRAIIEPAAARLAATRATEDDLAALDQALAEMTDAIGDPAAAIAADLAFHRALLAATHNELLERMEVVMETGLAERDRLVHGGDAHDDPVPSHRAVVDGLRERDETAAETAMRELLDKAVRDVEKARGRRGSQ
- a CDS encoding carbohydrate ABC transporter permease, giving the protein MTATISTTSVTPTRRRRRSARLSPLLVAFVLVPFAVESIWVFWPALQGFWFSLTRWDGMSSPTFVGTDNYVELAGDATFRGALVNTVIWLVLFGGLSVLGGFGMALVLQKERRWVGFYRAALFTPVVFSLVVTALVWRVFYQPDGIADTLLRAVGLEHLIRPWLADPQTALYAVILPALWRQIGYVMVLFLAGLKAIDPALHEAARMDGANAWQRLRHVTIPQLKGVNAVVLSVIVIDSLRSFDIVWSLTKGGPYHSSELLSTYMYSTAFQSLRLGYASAIAVVIFVLALAVILGYLVRAFREEA
- a CDS encoding ABC transporter substrate-binding protein; the protein is MSDFDPGRRRFLGHLGLAGMGALGASSFLSACASSASGPTTSNGSGAVTIQSNLSSPQAKAAMEKLIENFNAQGKGTASLNTIASETFRTQLPTYLTSANPPDLYTWYAGSVANDYASKNLLLDVSDVWKSLGDYPQSLRTLSTDASGKQIFVPMNNYWWGFFYRKSNFAKWGVQEPKTWTDFLALCETLKSKGIPPIGIGLGDTPWVASAWFDYLNIRINGAPFHRELLAGKQRFDDPKVKAVFTRWREALPYFDPKGKAYPFQEATTALLAGKTGMFLIGTFFADAAPKDALGDLDFFRFPIIDPAVPLAEEAPTDGFFASAKTANPTGTRALLSYLSGVEAQEAYVKASSGIVLPANPRAKASDSPLVVKGKAMLDEAKELTQFFNRDSSDALQPSADTALTKFIDKPDQIDAILREWQAGAEKVFKG
- a CDS encoding SDR family NAD(P)-dependent oxidoreductase, whose translation is MDQPMRRLEGKNALVTGAMGGIGAAIARRLAAEGAALALLDVQDPTPLADELTAAGHRALSVMGSVSEESDWTAAVSAARASLGPIDILVSTAYAVQVAPAHETSRQSWDDQLGVSLTGSFLGVRACLDDLRARSGAVVLISSVHALVGLPGRPAYAAAKGGLVALGRQLAVEYGPQVRVNTVLPGPILTGAWADVSEEDRQRSVAETVVKRFGTPDEVASTVAFLASPDAAYITGASLVVDGGWTAVKASA